The following DNA comes from Podarcis raffonei isolate rPodRaf1 chromosome 10, rPodRaf1.pri, whole genome shotgun sequence.
ACTGAGGATTCAAGATAAGTAACTGACTTTCCCAAAGTTTCCTGATCAGTAGATGTGTTTCTCCCTATACCCAAGCAACCTGAGAATTTAACATACCACAACATAAGAATCTCAAAGCGCTTAGTGCTTTAAGTTCTGTGACCCATTCTGCTTGAGGTTCTCTGATACTGCTTAAATGTTCTGGAGTTATTAGCCTGCTGCAATGGCAGGGGTAGTAAAAATCTGTGGGAATGTTATATCTCATCATATGCTTAAAAATCCAAGATAATTTCCCTGTTAAAAATCATGTATGTTATTTGCTTCAGTCCTGTCTTCCTACTTGGGTTCAGCATGCtgttttccatatatatatatatatatatttgcagacaGAGGACTACCTGAAACGGAAGATCCGGTCCCGGCCAGAGAGATCAGAGTTAGTGAGGATGCACATTCTGGAAGGTATGATTCTTGGCGTGCAGTCTTCTCTTGTAAATTTTCACCCTTTATAGATACAACTTTACATTCATGACTCTTGTATGTTAATCTTATTCAGCTGGGGATGGCTGGCTGGTGGGTTGGGCCAGTACTGTTGGTGCAGGTCAGTGCTTTAACACTGAGCAAAGTACTTTGCTATCAAGGTCCTCCAGGCACACTGTTTGTATTCTTGAATTGCTATAGATTTTTGAACAAGTGCTGTGGGTCCCAGCTTTCTCCTTGAGCCCCATGTACTTCTCAATGAAGAAAAAGCTAACCATCCTCCTCACCTTGTGACTTGGGCAGGGGTGGGGCCTCAGATACATCATAGGCACCAGGGGAAGACTTCAAGGGCACCATTGCATCTATGAGCATGGTGCAACCCCTGCATATCATTTAAGATACCTTTtctttagcgggggggggggggagtgatgggTGGCAGGTTAGCAAATTCTCCAGAGaattatttctaaatgttttAAGGGATGGCAGTAGAAGTTTAGTGCGCTGTTGGAACAGGATTgggcagtttgttgttgttgtcatcatcatcatcgttaccTGCTCTTCACCAATGGGTCCCAGGGCAAGTCACAAAAATGTTAAATTCATAATTAAGAACAGGTAATATAAATCACAGGAACAGAATTATTAGAACTTACTTAGGTATTTTGTTTACACATCACTGACCGTTGTGCATCATTTGCCCAGTTTTCTTTTGGTGGGGGCTTGAGACTTGCAATAAATGGAGGCTGGTTTTTACAGGCCGATTCAAGCTCTTTCTGAGAAAAAAATAGAGAGTTTACTGTGAGCTactaacttaaaaaaataaataaatttcatgaCAGTAAAAGAGCAGACCAAACATAACTTCCATTGTATGCAGCTTGCTCTTGATGGAGGGGAGTGTTCTGCCAACAAATGGAACTTAGTGGAGGGCATGTATCCACGCAGACGGTGAACTGCCAACTTTTTACCGAGGTCATGTACTTGAGAGGTGATCATATTTTTTGCTGTTCCCCTGAGCAGAGACCTCTGCTGAACCTTCCCTTCAGGCCAAGCAGCTGAAGTTGAAGCGGGCCAGACTGGCCGATGACCTCAATGAGAAGATTGCCCAGCGGCCAGGTCCCATGGAATTGGTGGAGAAGAACATTCTGCCTGTAGAATCAAGCCTGAAGGAAGCTCTCATTGGTAAGGCTGGTGGGGTAGGGGGAGGCCTGCATGTATGTGTTGGGTCCTGTGGCAGTTTGCTAGCACCTCTCACTGTGCCACTGGACCAAGgaaagcagtgtatacattttaccTTATCCAGCGCATGTGGCAGACTTGAAGCAGAACCCCAGTGTATTAAAAACACTAGTTGATCTCCATGCCTATAAAAGCTGCTGTAGGGTGGTTGTCTTCTCTTAGCTTGCACATTCTGCTTTTCTTCCTAAAAACCTATCTACTTGTTTACAACCGTTCATTTGAGTGGTCCTGCTTTGGTAAGCAAGAGGggtaagaagaaaaaaagagaaagctggAAGGTTTGGTCTTCTTAAAAACAAGTATGAACAGCTGTGTGGTCTGCTAGTGCCATCCTCTGGCCAGAGGAATCGCCATTGTATGGTCTCTTCATCGTTAGTTTAGGTAGACTATTTTGCTGTAGCATCCTTcagagaagaaaagggaaatagttTTGAATGAGAAAACGTTAATCTTCTGGGAAGTGTTAGGGAGTAGCGGAAATAAGCCTGACATAAAGCAACTCTAGAGGTTTGGATTGTCTTTCTCCTCCGTCATGCAGTCTTATAACTCTCCTTTTTCTCATGTTCTACCCATAAAAATGGGCTTTCCTCCTTTCACAGAAAAAAAATCTTGTTAAGAAATACAGGAATATTTTTTGTGAAGGATATAAATTGTAAATAAACACAAGTGTCTATAGCAGTTAGGGTTCACAGATTATTCCTTctaattctctttaaaaaaaaaagacaactgCCAAAATATCTATCTCCAGTGCTCCTTTTTGCTTTCATAATCTCAACTGTTCATTCCAGCCTTCAGGCAGGATATGACACAAAGCTTGCTCCAGTTTTCCTTACACCTGTCTACAGAGAGGCAGATGATGATATTCTTGTTAATCCTGGTGTTAACTATTTCTTCTCAGGTTTTGacgttgatttttttaaaaattgtctaaAGCTTGTTTGGTTTTTCACTATCTCAGATTTCTTGTGATGTCCAGAACCATCTTCTGCTAATCAtccttgacccctttccatttgtttagtgaataaatgaaaatttattattttcagtaggtCAAGTGAACTACCCAAAAGTAGCAGACAGCTCCTCCTTTGACGAGGACAGCAGTGATGCCCTGTCTCCAGAACAGCCAGCTAGCCATGAATCCCAGGGATCTGTGCCATCCCCAATGGAAGCTCGAGTTTGCGAGTCACTTCCCACCCCCACAACAGCATCCCCTGCTCAGGTGAGATTATTATAGCCTTGGCTCTTGTGTGCTTTGGTGCCTGCACCAGCCACATAGGTGCCTTTTCCTGGAGGATACAAAAAAGTCCTCTGCAAGGAGTGGATTCCAAAGGAGTCATTTGTGGATTAGAGCAGAAACACCTGAATACTGAAAATAGTTGAATGTGAACCCAAAGGGTAACCTGTTTGGGGGAGGAATAAGGCCCTGACCTTGCTCTGCAGTGGAGCTGATACTGGGAGCTCAGGAAATTGCCTTACACTGAATccgaccaatggtccatctcatTCAGTATTGTCCagattgactggcagtggtttcagaagagacattcccagccctacctgggagatgccaaggattgaattttggaccttctgcgtgcaaaacagatgctctgttaCTGAGTATAGCTCTTCCTCTGAATTGAGCCCATTCACAGTACTGTTTCTTTGCATGCAGCTGCAAGTGAGAAGCAACAAATCTGCAAAAATGGGATTTGTCTGCCTTTCCTCTGGGAGTGGCATGTAATCGACACATTTCGACTCCATAAAGCTGCTTCCATATCTTGGAAAGGGAAGCGTTCAGGTGTAGATATGGGCATGTGCATCTCATACTTGGATTTACTGTTGCAGGTCGTGTGTCAGTTGAAAATCAGTGCAGACTCCAGTGAGACCCCTTTTCTGTCTGAGCAGCCACCAACTCCCCTGCCACCCCTGCCGCCTCCAGTGCCTCCTAATCTCACCAATGGTGTTGTTGCTCCTGCTGCCAAACCACTCCCAACCCTTATAAAGGTACCTTTCTATAAAGGGGTTAAATTGATGGGATGTGGGcgtgtttaagattgggtgggaATTGTTGACCTTGCTCTTCTGTAATGCTAAACTGCTAGCAGGGAACCTTTTTTAAGAAAAGTCCTTTCCAACTGTTGTGTCCATAAACACACCCCTACCCTATTCCACATGTGGCAGTTGGGATTTAGCCTCCCATTTGCTGTGCTTTTGTATTGTTACATAATGGGCATGTattccacccctgcccccccccccccagaatttgTAGTTAATTCAGCAAAAGCTAATTTTGTGTCCCCTTCCGTGGCTTGTAGCTCTACATATTCTGGAAAGGGCCGGTAGCTTGAACCAGCCATATGGAACATGACAGCAAATACTAGTAACTGTTCCTGCATTTGCACTCTTTATTCTTACCCTCCTGCCCTTTGATTCACCTGTGTTTTCACTCTGAATAGCAAAGCCAGCCCAAGTCCTCATGCGAGAAGTCTCAGCGCAGCAAAAAATCCAAGGAACCGAAACCGAAAGTCAAGAAGTTGAAATATCACCAATACATCCCACCGGACCAAAAACAGGACAAAGGAGCTCCTCCCATGGATTCATCTTATGCCAAAATCCTGCAGCAACAACAGCTTTTCTTGCAGCTTCAGATCCttaatcagcagcagcagcagcactacaACTATCAAACCATTCTGCCAGCTCCACCAAAGTATGGGTTGCTTCATGctattattccctccccccccccatatcatgGGCGGTCCTGTGTTAGCAGTATCCATCTGTCTGTCCATCCAACCAACCAATCCCACCCAAGGGCGGGAGTTGTACACCATCCACTGTCCCCTCATGCTCAGAGTAACTTGCCTATGTAGGTATTGCAAACATGTTAGTGCTTGCAGCTTTCAGAACTAGCTTGATGTGTGCATGTGGCAGAGGTGCTTGGGACAGTCAAGAAGCTGTGAAGTTCTTCAAGAGTTTAGTGTGTTTAAAGTATTTAGATAAGCATTTCAAGTGTGGTTGGCAGTATGACTTTGTAAGGTTCTTTTAAGTCCTGTCCATCACCTCTAACTTGAAATGGAAGCTTGTGCATAGAATTGACTCAGTATCAGATCACCAGTATTTATTTGATATGAATTCAGTATACACTGTTGTTTCATTTTGCAAGTATCTGGCTGTTTTCACGACAAGCAGAATATAGGCAATGAAGTAAGATATCTGATATGTCTGCTCTATTAGAATAAAAAGGGCAGTCAATAACAGTTGGCAAGCACACGCCGAGGCTGCCAAAATTGAATTTCCAAGCAACCATGGAGCTAGGAAGGGTCACTTCTGTAGCGCTGTATCTTGAGGGCAGACTATTGACCACCTTCTCAAGAGATCATAAGGATGTTTATTGGGCTTCCCAGTAGTAGCGGTGAAGAACAGTGTGTTGTGATCAGTTTCGCTGCCCAGTGTTCAGCTCCCGCTTTCCTCTCCCTTCAGGCCTCCAGGAGAGCAACAGAGCAGCAGTAGTGCCCCACCCATGCGTAGTCTCTCCACTGCTGTCAGCAGCacctcttctgtttcttccagtTCTAATGGATTGATGCGGCAAAACAGCAACACTCCAGTGGGCAAACCAGGAGCTCTCCCTGTTAATCTCGATGACATGAAGGTAAACAAAGCGTCTATTGGCCAGCTTGGTGTTTCATGAAGAAAGTGGGGGTATAAATGTTACAAGAAAGTGTGAGCACATATTTTCTTttagaaaggtaggatataaatttgTTAAAATAAGTGTTGTTGCTGCTATTAGCACTGAACTTGATGGTCAGTATTGGTATTCAGACCAGATAGTTGAATAAGTAAGTGGCCTTTCTGCTTTTGTGATGAAACTCTTGGACTGATAGTTGTGGACCTGGCGGCAAGCGGTAAATGAAAGATGGAGAACCTGTAACCCTCAAGATATCATTGAACTCCTCCTTGTGTTAACCCTGAGCACTGGCCACCTTCGTCATgaatgatggcagctggagttcaacatctggagggccagaggttcaccATCTTTGTGCTAAATACAGCATTGCTGCCAGAAGGATGATTATGCCTATTGAGGCCTGTTCAgttgtttaaatttttaaaagatgagcTAGTTATTTTAATTACTATTTTGTATTGTTCTTACAGTATTTTAGATTCTTTTGGAACTGTATACATTGCTGCATACGAATTGAAGTAGGTGTTGTAAATGAGATTGTTCTAGCCGATACGGCTTTTGATTGACTGCAAACTGTTTTATGTTAGGTGGCAGAGCTGAAGCAAGAGTTGAAGCTAAGAGCACTGCCTGTGTCAGGCACCAAGATGGATCTAATTGAGCGGCTCAAGGCTTATCAGGAGCAGAACGGAGCAGCTGGCCGAGCAGCTGCCGCTCCAAAGCCCAATACAGCAATTCTTCCCAAGGCTGCGGATGTGGTGGTGGCCTTCCCAGCTGCCAGGCTGAGCACAGGGCCTGCCCTGGTCAGCGCTGGCATTACTTCAGCCGAAGTTGTTGTGGCCACAGTCGCTGGCAATGGTGTGATGAAGTTTGGTAGCACAGGCTCGACTCCTCCTGTGTCGCCCACCCCCTCAGAGCGCTCTCTGATGAGTGCCGGGGATGAGAATTCGACCAGTGGGGATGCCTTTGGGGAGATGGTGACCTCTCCCCTGACTCAGCTTACCTTGCAAGCATCTCCCGTGCAATTTCTGGTGAAGGAAGAGAGCTCCAAAGGCACCACTTGCAGCTTTAATTCATCATCCAAGGCAGAGCTCTGCTGCAACAACAGTCAGCAAGACATGGAGGTCCAGGATAAAGACCAGATGTTGCAGGAGAAAGATAAGCAGATTGAGGAGCTCACCCGCATGttgaaacagaagcagcagctggtgGAGATGCTGAAGCTGCAGCTGGAGAAAGAGAAGCGGTCTCAGCAGCTCCTGCCTGCCACGTCTGTTGGAGAAGAGGGCACAGCCACAGTCCCCGAGCCACTCACTTTTGGCACCCGTGTCAAGAGTGAAAAGGGCTTTCTGAGTTGCCAATCTTCAGGGCAGCCCAACTGCCAAACCGACCAATCAAAACCCACACAGACCACTAGCCAAATGGACACCTCAGATGAAAGTTCAGTGCCAAAGAAAGCAGTGATGGTGAAGCAAGAGGTGCCAGCTGCTGAAACTGAgccgccaagccagacctcaagCTTCTTCATTGGCCAGCAAGGTGCAGGCTTCAGTAACCTCATCAAAGgagcccctccccccaccctcatcaCAGATTCCACCGGCACTCACATAGTTCTCACCGTGACCAATCAGAATGCTGAGAGGCAGGGCCTCTCACCTCAGGAAAAAGCGGGGAGCCATCTCTTGCCATTGAGGGTAGGTATACATGCAATGATGATTCCTGAATCAAGGCTGTCTATCTAACCAGAGGAGGGCTTTCAAACAATGAACAGACTCAAATCACATTGCTTTAGAATTGAATAGTTTTAATTCCTGTAGTTGTGCTTGTAATTATGGAAGTGGCATGTCAGCACAAAATGATCTCTCCAAAGAATGGCTGGGAATTCTCTTTGGGAGTAGCATCAATGTATTGATCGGTTGATTACAATTACTGAGTTGCCTGAAGGAAGCCCCCCGCCACTGCCATCCCTCTTCTGGCCACAGGCTAGAGCCAGGTTTTCCCCTTCCGGCCCTCCCTGCAGGCAGGCTGGACTACAGTTAAGTGTAAACTTAACTTTTATGTGCACTGGGAAACTAAAAGTGTAACTTGTTTTATTGTAATACTCAATTTATTGCAGTGGTCTGGAACTGAACTCACAATATCTCTGAGTTATGCCTCTGCACAATTGAAGAACACAGCCTCTCTCACCAAAGGAACTACTCCTGGTTTTTCATAGCTCTTGTGCAGAGGCTcttcaaaatgtattttctctcacAATTTTTCAACTCCTTTGCCTTGAGCAGGTTCTCAGTCCTTTGAACCCACCTCTACACAGGACCTAATTTGTTCCTGAACAGACCAGGATAGAAGGCTAATCTTGCCTGCAGAATTCCTTTCCAGTTTTACTTTCTTTCCTCGCAGCAACTCTTTTGTtctttgtttatattattaaaacactATTCCAGGGTAGAGCTAGAGTGAGTTGAGCTAAAGCTTCCCCAGAAAACTCAAGTATCTTGGTGgggtgaggagagagaaaaggcccCCAAACAGCAGCAGCTCTTTAATTTCATCTCGGGGGTTTATGAGCCTGGGAAAGTGAGCAGAGGTTGAAGACAGGAGAAGGGCCCTCCTGAGGTATAGAGTCAGTGAGAGCATGAACAAAATGGGTGTGTGGCAGAATTACTTGTTCATCAGCAGAAGAGCTGGTCTGACAGTGAAGGAAAACATCAGCAGTTTGGTTTATTTTGTTGCCACTTTATGCATGCCAGTGGTGACAGTGGCAACCATAATTGTTGATTCTTGATTAAATGCACCTGCCCCTGCTCCCAGAAATCTCATTGGGTTTACAAGCCCAGCTTTTATGCTCCCTGTGACACTGACCctgcttccccagccaccctgtaGTT
Coding sequences within:
- the MRTFA gene encoding myocardin-related transcription factor A isoform X2 translates to MLDKTKTLQPAYGGIVPFAEIVSKEQKNVSLSQDSYHSLREVLQLKLQQRRTREELVSQGIMPPLKSPAAFHEQRRSLERARTEDYLKRKIRSRPERSELVRMHILEETSAEPSLQAKQLKLKRARLADDLNEKIAQRPGPMELVEKNILPVESSLKEALIVGQVNYPKVADSSSFDEDSSDALSPEQPASHESQGSVPSPMEARVCESLPTPTTASPAQVVCQLKISADSSETPFLSEQPPTPLPPLPPPVPPNLTNGVVAPAAKPLPTLIKQSQPKSSCEKSQRSKKSKEPKPKVKKLKYHQYIPPDQKQDKGAPPMDSSYAKILQQQQLFLQLQILNQQQQQHYNYQTILPAPPNSNGLMRQNSNTPVGKPGALPVNLDDMKVAELKQELKLRALPVSGTKMDLIERLKAYQEQNGAAGRAAAAPKPNTAILPKAADVVVAFPAARLSTGPALVSAGITSAEVVVATVAGNGVMKFGSTGSTPPVSPTPSERSLMSAGDENSTSGDAFGEMVTSPLTQLTLQASPVQFLVKEESSKGTTCSFNSSSKAELCCNNSQQDMEVQDKDQMLQEKDKQIEELTRMLKQKQQLVEMLKLQLEKEKRSQQLLPATSVGEEGTATVPEPLTFGTRVKSEKGFLSCQSSGQPNCQTDQSKPTQTTSQMDTSDESSVPKKAVMVKQEVPAAETEPPSQTSSFFIGQQGAGFSNLIKGAPPPTLITDSTGTHIVLTVTNQNAERQGLSPQEKAGSHLLPLRRVSSPPVKASIQQPVSSSQSPLQPPPMEPTRKVQKPGLQIVTGQLPQTVLSFSSPPNLQPFFVNGFHKGPMKTSGKTGQSSMPKKLLSQPGSPSPPSPPQMDLEQQNPSFFGTPPPLLLPASSVLMKEPPGYEEAVKQQPKPLEENGCSSQQMDDLFDILIEHGEISAQFKEQSSPGRKGATISPGCPSPSNSHHSSELPLQVPMSHSSSINPTPAGRLEDFLVSSTGLPLLTAGPDGPEPLSLIDLYSEMLSSSAILDHPSSPMDTSELHFAPESTGEPSLDLGEANLDSMDWLELSGGPVMSLTPLSTATPSLFSTDFLDGHDLQLHWDSCL
- the MRTFA gene encoding myocardin-related transcription factor A isoform X1, producing MLDKTKTLQPAYGGIVPFAEIVSKEQKNVSLSQDSYHSLREVLQLKLQQRRTREELVSQGIMPPLKSPAAFHEQRRSLERARTEDYLKRKIRSRPERSELVRMHILEETSAEPSLQAKQLKLKRARLADDLNEKIAQRPGPMELVEKNILPVESSLKEALIVGQVNYPKVADSSSFDEDSSDALSPEQPASHESQGSVPSPMEARVCESLPTPTTASPAQVVCQLKISADSSETPFLSEQPPTPLPPLPPPVPPNLTNGVVAPAAKPLPTLIKQSQPKSSCEKSQRSKKSKEPKPKVKKLKYHQYIPPDQKQDKGAPPMDSSYAKILQQQQLFLQLQILNQQQQQHYNYQTILPAPPKPPGEQQSSSSAPPMRSLSTAVSSTSSVSSSSNGLMRQNSNTPVGKPGALPVNLDDMKVAELKQELKLRALPVSGTKMDLIERLKAYQEQNGAAGRAAAAPKPNTAILPKAADVVVAFPAARLSTGPALVSAGITSAEVVVATVAGNGVMKFGSTGSTPPVSPTPSERSLMSAGDENSTSGDAFGEMVTSPLTQLTLQASPVQFLVKEESSKGTTCSFNSSSKAELCCNNSQQDMEVQDKDQMLQEKDKQIEELTRMLKQKQQLVEMLKLQLEKEKRSQQLLPATSVGEEGTATVPEPLTFGTRVKSEKGFLSCQSSGQPNCQTDQSKPTQTTSQMDTSDESSVPKKAVMVKQEVPAAETEPPSQTSSFFIGQQGAGFSNLIKGAPPPTLITDSTGTHIVLTVTNQNAERQGLSPQEKAGSHLLPLRRVSSPPVKASIQQPVSSSQSPLQPPPMEPTRKVQKPGLQIVTGQLPQTVLSFSSPPNLQPFFVNGFHKGPMKTSGKTGQSSMPKKLLSQPGSPSPPSPPQMDLEQQNPSFFGTPPPLLLPASSVLMKEPPGYEEAVKQQPKPLEENGCSSQQMDDLFDILIEHGEISAQFKEQSSPGRKGATISPGCPSPSNSHHSSELPLQVPMSHSSSINPTPAGRLEDFLVSSTGLPLLTAGPDGPEPLSLIDLYSEMLSSSAILDHPSSPMDTSELHFAPESTGEPSLDLGEANLDSMDWLELSGGPVMSLTPLSTATPSLFSTDFLDGHDLQLHWDSCL